A stretch of the SAR86 cluster bacterium genome encodes the following:
- a CDS encoding CoA transferase, whose protein sequence is MSGPFKGVRVLELTSTVSGPFAGMMLADQGAEVIKIEPPGIGDLARFMGTIKDGMGAMFSTLNRNKKCICLDFKNEEDLSVLMQLVSTTDVLIENYRPGIVKKLGIDYETLKRIKTDLIYCSISGYGQSGPYKEKKVYDPLIQGTVGIPHAQNSEFPELIRTIIYDKVTGLTSAQAISAALYQKANGEGGQYLPVSMMESALYYNWPDLMMNYTFEEGGINLGELADLFEVYETKDGGVVLIIIANDEVFTKFCEVFSLSLHQDEKYNNLVSRIVNKEELTKEINKITRNLSSKELEDKMDNEGISASICNDLNKVHLDPQVIEQGSIVEIDHPELGKMRMPKPPANLKGQKEFPRTLAPILGFDNRQILEELKIDNDIIERMEERENQNRMLIKAMMDAQNQSQNG, encoded by the coding sequence ATGAGCGGACCATTTAAAGGAGTTAGAGTACTTGAATTAACTTCTACAGTATCAGGACCTTTTGCTGGAATGATGCTTGCTGATCAAGGCGCTGAGGTTATTAAGATTGAACCACCCGGTATAGGAGATCTTGCTAGATTCATGGGAACTATTAAAGATGGAATGGGTGCTATGTTTTCTACTCTCAACAGAAACAAGAAGTGTATATGTTTAGATTTCAAAAACGAAGAAGACCTGTCAGTCTTAATGCAACTAGTTTCAACAACTGATGTGTTAATTGAAAATTATAGACCAGGTATTGTTAAAAAACTTGGAATTGATTATGAGACTTTAAAAAGAATCAAAACTGATTTGATATATTGCTCCATATCAGGTTACGGACAGTCAGGCCCTTATAAAGAAAAGAAAGTATATGATCCATTGATCCAAGGAACAGTAGGCATTCCTCATGCTCAAAATAGTGAATTTCCAGAATTGATAAGAACAATTATTTATGACAAGGTCACTGGATTAACGAGCGCTCAAGCAATTTCAGCAGCTCTTTATCAGAAAGCTAATGGCGAAGGTGGTCAGTATCTTCCAGTATCAATGATGGAATCAGCTCTCTACTATAATTGGCCCGATTTAATGATGAACTATACATTTGAGGAGGGTGGTATAAATTTAGGTGAACTAGCAGATTTATTTGAGGTTTATGAAACTAAAGACGGAGGAGTGGTTCTTATAATTATTGCAAATGATGAAGTATTCACAAAATTTTGTGAAGTTTTTAGCCTCTCATTACACCAAGATGAAAAGTACAATAATCTTGTCTCCAGAATAGTTAATAAAGAAGAATTAACCAAGGAAATAAATAAAATTACTAGGAATTTATCTAGCAAAGAACTCGAAGATAAAATGGATAATGAAGGAATCTCGGCTTCAATTTGTAATGATTTAAACAAAGTTCATCTTGACCCTCAAGTAATTGAACAAGGTTCGATCGTTGAAATAGACCATCCTGAGTTGGGTAAAATGAGAATGCCAAAACCCCCAGCTAACTTAAAAGGGCAAAAAGAGTTTCCGCGAACTCTTGCGCCTATCCTAGGCTTTGATAATAGACAAATCTTGGAAGAGCTTAAGATTGATAATGATATAATAGAAAGAATGGAAGAAAGAGAGAATCAAAACAGGATGTTGATAAAAGCAATGATGGATGCTCAAAATCAATCCCAAAATGGTTAA
- a CDS encoding PQQ-dependent sugar dehydrogenase, protein MRYSQPTLILVISIISLFLRSEEVNYNYTIIAEGLDRPWSLAVIDDENIIFTELSGNLRQIKDGKLLSAPVAGTPEVLFKGQGGMSGVVLDPNFQNNKVLYLAFSARDAGARTNTLKVIRAVLSNNELKDVNEIFSAFPSRNTALHYGAKMVFMDDGTLLITNGDGFNYREKAQSLDNHFGKIVRINSDGSLPEGNPFSDDPNALPEIWSYGHRNPQGIINYKGEIYGLEHGPMGGDEINVIKPGNNYGWPAITYGKDYNGSIISPFTEMKGMEQPIKYWVPSIAPSGMMLYDKDLFPEWKGSIFVSSMKPGSVRRLELKENKIIQEHIIFDDLSRIRDIAFLPNGSILLATDGSGGEIISVQPN, encoded by the coding sequence ATGAGATATAGTCAACCTACGTTAATTTTAGTGATATCAATAATATCTCTCTTTCTCAGATCTGAAGAGGTTAATTACAATTACACAATAATTGCTGAAGGACTTGATAGGCCTTGGAGTCTTGCTGTAATCGATGATGAAAATATTATTTTTACAGAGTTATCGGGAAACTTGAGACAGATAAAAGATGGTAAGTTACTTTCTGCTCCAGTAGCCGGTACACCTGAAGTGCTTTTCAAAGGACAAGGCGGTATGTCTGGAGTCGTTTTGGATCCAAATTTTCAAAACAATAAAGTTTTGTATTTGGCATTTTCTGCTCGTGATGCAGGGGCAAGAACCAATACCTTAAAAGTAATCAGAGCAGTTCTTTCCAATAATGAGCTTAAAGATGTTAATGAAATCTTCAGTGCCTTTCCTTCTCGAAATACCGCTCTTCACTATGGAGCTAAAATGGTGTTCATGGATGATGGTACTTTGCTAATTACTAATGGTGATGGTTTTAACTATCGTGAGAAGGCTCAATCATTAGATAACCATTTTGGGAAAATTGTAAGGATAAATTCAGATGGTTCTTTGCCAGAAGGTAATCCATTTTCAGATGATCCAAATGCTCTTCCTGAGATCTGGTCTTATGGACATAGAAACCCCCAAGGCATAATAAATTATAAAGGTGAGATTTATGGGTTAGAGCATGGACCAATGGGTGGAGATGAAATAAATGTAATTAAGCCAGGAAATAATTATGGTTGGCCTGCCATAACTTACGGCAAGGATTATAACGGTTCGATCATTTCTCCATTTACTGAGATGAAAGGGATGGAACAACCAATTAAATACTGGGTACCATCTATAGCACCTTCAGGAATGATGCTTTATGACAAAGACTTATTTCCTGAATGGAAAGGAAGTATATTTGTTTCGTCAATGAAACCTGGAAGTGTAAGAAGATTGGAGCTTAAAGAGAATAAGATTATTCAAGAACATATAATTTTCGATGATTTAAGCAGGATTCGTGATATTGCATTTCTCCCAAATGGCTCAATACTTCTGGCAACTGATGGAAGTGGAGGAGAGATAATAAGTGTCCAACCAAATTAA
- a CDS encoding MoxR family ATPase — MKFKGTDSYISTEDLSMAVNAAIELEKPLLIKGEPGTGKTMLAEQVAESLNMPLIEWHIKSTTKARQGLYEYDAVTRLRDSQLGDERVKDISNYIQKGKMWEAFTSDERAVLLVDEIDKADIEFPNDLLQEIDRMEFYVYETKETIKAVQRPLVIITSNNEKELPDAFLRRCFFHYINFPDRPTMEKIVKVHHPKVKKNLVKDALEIFFDIRKVPGMKKKPSTSELIDWLKLLMADDIPDEIFKNRDPSKAIPPLYGALVKNEQDVQLLERLAFMARREGNTNS; from the coding sequence ATGAAATTTAAAGGGACTGATTCTTATATCTCAACTGAAGATCTTAGTATGGCAGTGAATGCCGCAATAGAACTTGAAAAGCCATTACTGATTAAAGGTGAGCCAGGAACTGGCAAAACTATGCTAGCTGAGCAAGTTGCCGAATCACTAAATATGCCATTAATTGAGTGGCATATAAAATCTACAACGAAAGCTAGACAAGGCCTTTATGAATATGACGCTGTAACAAGACTGAGGGATTCACAACTTGGGGATGAACGAGTTAAAGACATCTCTAACTATATTCAAAAAGGAAAAATGTGGGAGGCTTTTACCTCCGATGAAAGAGCAGTTTTGCTTGTTGATGAAATTGATAAGGCAGATATAGAGTTTCCAAATGACTTATTACAAGAGATAGATCGTATGGAGTTTTATGTTTATGAGACTAAAGAGACAATTAAAGCGGTTCAAAGACCTTTAGTAATCATTACAAGTAATAATGAGAAAGAACTACCCGATGCTTTCCTTAGAAGATGTTTCTTCCACTATATCAACTTCCCAGATAGACCGACAATGGAAAAAATTGTAAAAGTCCATCATCCTAAGGTTAAGAAAAATTTAGTAAAAGATGCTTTAGAAATTTTCTTTGATATAAGAAAGGTACCAGGAATGAAGAAAAAACCTTCTACTTCAGAATTGATCGATTGGTTAAAGCTACTAATGGCTGATGACATTCCTGACGAAATTTTTAAAAATAGAGATCCCTCTAAAGCAATACCACCTTTATATGGCGCACTTGTGAAAAATGAACAAGATGTTCAATTACTTGAAAGATTAGCATTTATGGCTAGAAGAGAAGGTAATACTAATTCTTAA
- a CDS encoding VWA domain-containing protein — protein sequence MFISLFNTLKATGVPCSLRELLDLIAAVDKRLAFANMNEFYFLSRAILVKDEKHYDKFDRAFDIYFKGIESIDDILEMLIPDEWLKAEFEKHLTEEELKEIQSLGGLEKLLEEFKKKLQEQEERHEGGSKQIGTGGTSPFGNSGENPEGIRVGGEGGKGKAAKVWEARDFKNLDDDVELGTRNMKVALRRLRKLIRDSADEEFDLDSTISSTAKKAGLLDVKFRPEKRNAVKVLVLFDVGGSMDPHIRVCEELFSAAKTEFKNLEYFYFHNFIYETVWKDNRRRQNERVYTEDIIHKYSADYKIIFVGDATMAPYEITNPGGSIEHWNEEAGALWMKRMVGIYDKLVWLNPVPQEHWEYSASVELTRSLVEDNMFPLTIRGLEESMAYLSK from the coding sequence ATGTTTATATCTCTTTTTAATACTTTAAAAGCTACCGGAGTACCCTGTTCCTTAAGAGAACTATTGGACTTAATTGCTGCTGTAGATAAGAGGCTAGCTTTTGCAAATATGAACGAATTTTACTTCTTGAGTAGGGCTATTCTGGTGAAAGATGAAAAGCACTATGACAAATTCGATAGAGCTTTTGATATTTACTTTAAAGGAATTGAAAGCATAGATGATATTTTAGAAATGTTAATTCCAGACGAATGGTTGAAAGCCGAATTTGAAAAACACCTTACTGAAGAAGAACTAAAAGAAATTCAATCCTTAGGTGGTCTAGAGAAACTTCTTGAAGAGTTTAAAAAGAAACTTCAAGAACAAGAAGAGAGGCATGAAGGTGGCAGCAAACAAATAGGAACCGGTGGCACTTCTCCATTTGGAAATTCTGGGGAGAATCCAGAAGGTATTAGAGTCGGTGGTGAGGGAGGAAAAGGAAAAGCAGCTAAAGTATGGGAAGCAAGAGATTTTAAAAATCTTGATGACGATGTTGAGCTCGGTACTAGGAATATGAAAGTTGCTCTCAGAAGACTCAGAAAGCTAATCCGAGACAGTGCTGATGAAGAGTTTGATCTAGACAGTACCATCAGCTCTACTGCTAAAAAAGCAGGTCTGTTAGATGTTAAATTTCGTCCTGAAAAGAGAAATGCTGTAAAAGTACTAGTTTTGTTTGATGTGGGTGGTTCTATGGATCCTCATATCAGAGTTTGTGAAGAATTATTTTCTGCAGCCAAAACAGAATTTAAAAATTTAGAATATTTCTATTTCCATAACTTTATTTATGAGACTGTGTGGAAGGATAATAGAAGAAGACAAAATGAAAGAGTTTATACGGAAGACATAATTCATAAGTATTCAGCTGATTATAAAATTATTTTCGTTGGAGATGCGACCATGGCTCCATATGAAATCACAAATCCTGGTGGAAGCATTGAGCATTGGAATGAAGAAGCAGGAGCTCTTTGGATGAAAAGAATGGTAGGTATCTATGACAAATTAGTTTGGTTAAACCCAGTGCCTCAAGAGCATTGGGAATATAGTGCTTCTGTTGAACTCACCAGAAGCCTTGTTGAAGACAATATGTTTCCTTTAACTATTAGGGGTCTCGAAGAGAGTATGGCTTATTTGAGTAAGTAA
- a CDS encoding ABC transporter ATP-binding protein — translation MKALSINNLKKEYAGGLQALKGIDLEVTQGDFFALLGPNGAGKSTTIGIISSLVTKTSGQVKILDIDIDENHSLAKKKLGVVGQEVNFNQFEKVGDIIRNQAGYHGLSFKEARENAKYYMQKLDIWDKRNDQARKLSGGMKRRVMVAKALVNNPELLILDEPTAGVDIELRRSLWDFLTEINNEGTTIILTTHYLEEAERLCRNIAIIDSGEIVENTSMQELLTRLEEETFVFDLKNPLQTLPKNIDYEAVLENPQKLKITIGKGQGLNTIFKVLSDSGIQISSMRNDTGRLEELFMGLVDSNLNGDER, via the coding sequence ATGAAAGCCCTTTCCATCAATAACTTAAAGAAAGAATATGCTGGAGGCTTACAAGCCTTAAAAGGTATTGACTTAGAGGTTACCCAAGGCGACTTTTTTGCACTTCTTGGACCAAATGGCGCAGGAAAATCTACAACTATAGGTATTATAAGTTCGCTAGTTACCAAAACCTCAGGCCAAGTAAAAATTCTAGATATAGATATTGATGAGAATCACTCGCTAGCAAAGAAGAAACTTGGTGTTGTAGGTCAAGAAGTTAATTTTAATCAATTCGAAAAGGTCGGCGATATAATAAGGAATCAAGCTGGTTATCATGGATTGAGTTTTAAAGAAGCTAGAGAAAATGCTAAGTATTATATGCAGAAGCTTGATATCTGGGATAAACGTAATGATCAAGCCAGAAAGCTTTCTGGGGGTATGAAAAGAAGGGTAATGGTTGCAAAAGCTTTAGTAAATAATCCTGAACTTTTAATATTAGATGAACCAACTGCTGGAGTAGATATTGAACTCCGTAGATCTCTTTGGGATTTTCTGACTGAAATCAATAATGAGGGAACTACTATAATCTTAACAACACATTATCTTGAAGAAGCTGAGAGACTATGCAGGAACATAGCGATAATAGATTCAGGAGAAATCGTCGAAAATACAAGTATGCAAGAACTGTTAACACGCTTAGAAGAGGAAACATTTGTTTTCGATCTTAAAAATCCTTTACAAACACTGCCTAAAAATATCGACTACGAAGCTGTTTTAGAAAATCCTCAAAAACTAAAAATTACTATTGGAAAGGGCCAGGGTCTAAATACTATTTTTAAAGTCTTATCTGATTCTGGAATTCAAATATCAAGTATGAGAAATGATACAGGTCGTTTGGAAGAGCTATTCATGGGGTTGGTTGATTCAAACTTGAATGGAGATGAAAGATGA
- a CDS encoding ABC transporter permease yields MTPLEQYRALITIIYKEIHRFMRIWTQTLIPPAIMIMLYFVIFGTLIGKRIGQMGGFDYMQFMIPGLIMMSVISNSYSNVVSSFFGQKFARSIEELLITPLPHYLILLGWVLGGVARGLLVGAIVTLVSLWFYDLSVSNWTLSIFVVISTSILFSLGGFLNALFAESFDDISIIPTFIMQPLIYLGGVFYSIQLLPSFWQTVSLANPILYMINAFRYSILGASDLEALGFSINSAIFMIIGFIVLFTFICLWFLHKGRGIRT; encoded by the coding sequence ATGACTCCATTAGAACAGTATAGAGCACTGATAACAATTATTTACAAAGAGATCCATAGATTTATGAGGATTTGGACACAAACTCTCATTCCACCAGCAATAATGATAATGCTTTATTTTGTTATTTTTGGAACTCTTATTGGTAAAAGAATTGGACAAATGGGAGGCTTTGATTATATGCAATTTATGATCCCAGGTTTGATCATGATGTCGGTCATAAGTAATTCATATTCAAATGTAGTTTCCTCTTTTTTTGGTCAAAAGTTTGCGAGAAGTATTGAAGAGCTATTAATCACTCCATTACCACACTATCTAATTTTGCTAGGCTGGGTTCTTGGCGGAGTGGCTAGAGGACTTTTAGTTGGAGCAATAGTAACCTTAGTGTCTCTGTGGTTTTATGATTTATCAGTAAGTAACTGGACTTTGAGCATATTTGTAGTGATTTCTACATCTATACTTTTTTCATTGGGAGGATTTTTAAATGCTCTGTTTGCAGAGTCGTTTGATGATATATCAATTATTCCGACTTTTATAATGCAGCCTTTGATTTATCTCGGTGGGGTTTTCTACTCTATTCAATTACTTCCTTCTTTTTGGCAGACAGTATCGCTAGCCAATCCAATTCTTTATATGATCAATGCTTTTAGATATTCTATTTTAGGAGCTTCAGACTTAGAAGCTCTTGGTTTTTCAATAAACTCTGCAATTTTTATGATTATAGGATTTATAGTTCTATTTACTTTTATTTGTTTATGGTTCCTACACAAAGGGCGTGGTATCAGAACTTAG
- a CDS encoding NADPH-dependent 7-cyano-7-deazaguanine reductase QueF, translating into MVNSILGQDSAIPLQYDPSILSPMSRLDSRIKTGLNEFQDFHGRDFWTSYETSWLNKEGIPQNKILNISYDCNSKFFVESKSLKLYLYSLNNKKFKSIDSLRNLIKDDLEKALKTDVDVDLNKLPRLITDSSTSIDEVYLDKIDSYPNSQVIQPGEKEYTSEHLSCSLFRSLCPVTSQPDWATIHISYNGNSIQHKGLLQYLLAYRNHQGFHEECVERIFTDLLKRCRLKKLSVRANFLRRGGIEINPIRTTPNFDIEITRDIRQ; encoded by the coding sequence ATGGTTAATTCAATCCTAGGACAAGATTCAGCTATTCCTTTGCAGTATGATCCATCGATCCTCTCACCAATGAGTAGGTTAGATTCAAGAATAAAAACGGGTTTAAATGAATTTCAAGATTTTCATGGAAGAGATTTTTGGACTTCCTATGAAACTTCATGGCTTAATAAAGAAGGCATACCCCAAAATAAAATTCTCAATATCTCTTATGATTGCAACTCAAAATTTTTTGTGGAGTCAAAATCTTTAAAGTTATATTTATATTCTCTTAACAACAAAAAGTTTAAATCTATAGATTCTCTAAGGAATCTAATAAAAGATGATTTAGAGAAAGCATTGAAAACTGATGTTGATGTTGATTTGAATAAGTTACCAAGATTAATTACAGACAGCTCAACTTCGATAGACGAAGTATATTTAGATAAGATTGATTCTTACCCGAATTCTCAAGTAATCCAACCAGGAGAAAAGGAATACACCAGCGAACATCTCTCATGCAGTCTTTTTAGAAGCTTATGTCCTGTTACCTCGCAGCCTGACTGGGCAACTATACATATTTCCTATAATGGAAACTCTATTCAACATAAGGGACTTCTTCAGTATTTGCTTGCCTACCGAAATCACCAGGGATTCCATGAGGAGTGCGTAGAAAGAATTTTTACAGATTTATTGAAGAGGTGTAGATTAAAAAAACTTTCAGTAAGGGCAAATTTCCTTAGAAGGGGTGGAATTGAAATCAATCCAATCAGGACGACACCAAATTTTGATATTGAAATAACAAGAGATATTAGACAATAA
- a CDS encoding SlyX family protein — protein sequence MKDLEGKRLNELEARAIFQEDTIEKLSKELSIQQKEIIQLKEEIKTLKESFEKNIIEDTTEKPPHY from the coding sequence ATGAAAGATTTAGAGGGTAAAAGATTGAATGAGTTAGAAGCAAGAGCAATATTTCAAGAAGATACCATAGAAAAGCTAAGTAAGGAATTGAGCATTCAACAGAAAGAAATTATTCAGTTAAAAGAAGAAATAAAGACTTTAAAAGAATCTTTCGAAAAGAACATTATTGAAGATACTACTGAGAAACCACCTCATTACTGA
- a CDS encoding NAD(P)-dependent oxidoreductase has translation MNDLKNKTLFVSGASRGIGLAIAKRAAKDGANIILAAKTAEPHPKLPGTIYTAADEIIEEGGQALPVICDIRDEENVRDAVNKGLDHFGNIDICVNNASAIQLTGTLQTDMKRYDLMNQINARGTFLVSKVCLPHLLKSDNPHILNLSPPLDMDPKWFGPHVAYTMAKFGMSLCVLGMAEEFKQDGVAVNALWPRTAIATAAIKNTLGGDSIMNISRSPEIMADAAYIILTKDSREFTGNFCIDDNLLADNGVTDFSQYADVPFSELAPDFFVPDDIEPPEAAKNS, from the coding sequence ATGAATGATCTTAAAAATAAAACTTTATTTGTTTCAGGGGCCAGCAGAGGTATAGGCCTTGCAATTGCTAAGAGAGCTGCCAAGGATGGAGCAAATATTATTTTAGCTGCAAAAACAGCTGAACCTCACCCAAAACTTCCAGGTACTATTTATACTGCTGCAGATGAAATTATTGAAGAGGGCGGTCAAGCATTGCCCGTAATTTGTGATATACGAGACGAAGAAAACGTTAGGGATGCGGTAAATAAAGGTTTAGATCATTTCGGCAATATTGATATTTGCGTAAACAATGCGTCAGCAATTCAACTAACTGGTACTCTTCAAACCGATATGAAAAGATATGATTTAATGAATCAAATAAATGCCAGAGGTACTTTTTTAGTCAGTAAAGTTTGCCTTCCTCATTTGCTAAAGTCTGATAATCCTCATATTTTAAATTTGTCGCCCCCTTTGGATATGGATCCAAAATGGTTCGGGCCGCATGTTGCATATACGATGGCTAAATTTGGAATGAGTCTTTGCGTTCTTGGTATGGCAGAAGAATTTAAACAAGATGGGGTCGCTGTGAATGCCCTGTGGCCCAGAACTGCTATTGCGACTGCAGCGATAAAGAATACATTAGGAGGTGACAGTATTATGAATATATCAAGATCTCCAGAGATAATGGCCGATGCAGCATATATAATATTAACTAAAGACTCTAGGGAATTTACTGGGAATTTCTGCATTGATGATAACTTGCTTGCTGACAATGGAGTGACTGATTTCTCCCAGTATGCAGATGTTCCTTTTTCAGAATTGGCACCGGACTTTTTTGTTCCTGACGATATTGAACCGCCCGAAGCTGCAAAAAATAGTTAA
- a CDS encoding SRPBCC family protein: MNKIKEKREFEASPEIIWNIVSNISRSDWVPGVESIELKGNKRIFKMTGMGRLVEEIIECDDENMELSYSAIETVIPIQHHLAKIKLSEMEGNTIFEWTTEIDPPEFSEPIRQGMLSSLDQLEKVLKNT, translated from the coding sequence ATGAATAAGATAAAAGAAAAAAGGGAGTTTGAAGCTTCTCCAGAGATTATTTGGAATATCGTGAGTAATATCTCTAGAAGTGACTGGGTACCAGGAGTTGAGAGTATTGAACTTAAAGGCAATAAGAGGATCTTCAAGATGACAGGTATGGGCAGACTAGTTGAAGAAATAATAGAATGCGATGATGAGAATATGGAGCTTTCGTATTCTGCGATAGAGACTGTGATTCCTATTCAACACCATCTTGCAAAAATTAAATTGTCAGAAATGGAAGGTAATACGATTTTTGAATGGACTACCGAGATTGATCCTCCTGAATTTTCTGAACCAATCAGACAAGGTATGCTTTCATCTCTTGACCAACTCGAAAAAGTACTAAAAAACACTTAA
- the csrA gene encoding carbon storage regulator CsrA: MLVLSRKAEESMYIGDDIKITVLDIRGGQVRIGITAPQDVKIHREEVYNRISSED, from the coding sequence ATGTTAGTACTAAGCAGGAAAGCTGAAGAATCAATGTACATTGGCGATGATATTAAGATTACGGTTTTAGATATCAGAGGAGGGCAAGTTAGGATAGGCATCACGGCACCTCAAGATGTCAAAATTCATCGAGAAGAAGTATACAATCGTATCTCAAGTGAAGATTAG
- a CDS encoding nuclear transport factor 2 family protein has translation MNAVDKWHEVMKSGGSGAEDKLDKLLHEDVIFYSPVVFTPQRGKDITKLYLSAASGVFSDEKTNKDSDKKNSKFKYVKEIISGNSACLEFETEMNGIYVNGIDLITWDQDNKIIEFKVIVRPLQAVNTLHAKMGKMLDKLKSK, from the coding sequence ATGAATGCAGTAGATAAATGGCATGAAGTAATGAAAAGCGGCGGTTCGGGAGCAGAAGATAAACTTGATAAGCTTCTTCATGAAGATGTCATATTTTATTCGCCAGTGGTATTTACACCCCAAAGAGGAAAAGATATTACTAAGTTGTACCTATCAGCTGCATCGGGTGTATTTAGTGATGAAAAAACAAATAAAGATTCAGATAAAAAGAACTCCAAGTTTAAATATGTTAAAGAAATTATTAGTGGTAATTCTGCATGTTTAGAATTCGAAACTGAGATGAATGGAATATACGTTAATGGCATTGACCTTATTACATGGGATCAAGATAACAAAATTATTGAATTTAAAGTAATTGTCAGACCTCTTCAGGCAGTAAATACGTTACATGCAAAGATGGGCAAAATGCTGGATAAATTAAAGTCGAAGTAA
- a CDS encoding CDP-alcohol phosphatidyltransferase family protein, which yields MRVFLSYGVHLFTVSGVFFSFLALIASIERNLPLVFFYLAIALFIDGVDGSLARRVDVKKYTPKINGENLDNIIDYLNYVFLPAFVIYWLDLVPEGMALISVATILIVSCYTFANNNIKTSDFYFSGFPALWNVVILYFYILDTGPFTNLLIIFALSFLTFIPFKYCHPFRVREFRKSTLSVLMIWMITTVLLLYFDHLDETLLRIAFLIWSLTNVYFIFLTILRSFKNS from the coding sequence TTGAGAGTTTTTCTTTCATATGGAGTTCATCTTTTTACTGTATCTGGTGTTTTCTTCAGCTTTTTGGCTCTGATTGCATCCATCGAAAGAAATTTACCTTTAGTTTTTTTCTATCTGGCAATTGCACTCTTTATAGATGGAGTAGATGGATCCTTAGCCAGAAGGGTAGATGTAAAAAAATATACACCAAAGATAAATGGAGAAAATTTAGATAATATTATCGACTATCTAAATTATGTTTTTCTTCCTGCTTTTGTAATTTATTGGCTTGATTTAGTTCCTGAAGGAATGGCTTTAATATCGGTAGCTACTATTCTTATAGTGTCTTGTTATACATTTGCGAATAATAATATAAAAACTTCTGATTTTTATTTCTCCGGCTTTCCTGCCCTTTGGAATGTAGTAATCCTCTACTTTTATATATTAGACACTGGTCCTTTTACTAATCTTTTAATTATCTTTGCCTTATCCTTTCTTACTTTTATTCCTTTTAAGTACTGCCATCCATTTAGGGTAAGAGAGTTTAGAAAATCAACTTTATCTGTTTTGATGATATGGATGATAACAACGGTGCTTTTGTTATATTTTGATCATTTAGATGAAACACTCTTAAGAATAGCTTTTTTAATTTGGTCGTTAACAAATGTGTATTTTATTTTTTTAACAATATTAAGAAGCTTTAAAAATAGTTGA
- a CDS encoding 2OG-Fe(II) oxygenase — protein sequence MQKNLSQDWLNWIFENIQKGCDKNQLLAILLEEGFSISQCKIALGLDLTKGDLDELKKLDSDKRNYLPNKNISATQIKDVQAEIYEINSFLTKEECKRLIFEIKRTLRPSTIASAGEYDPTYRTSSTCDLGRRNDPFLRKIDKKICDFIGIDRKLGETLQGQHYLEGQEFKAHTDYFEVSQLQDYSKNRGQRSYTFMVYLNDVNEGGETEFPVLDKVFSPIAGKGIIWNNLNEDGSPNENTMHQAHPVLKGEKTIITKWFREKI from the coding sequence ATGCAGAAGAATTTATCTCAAGATTGGTTGAATTGGATATTTGAAAATATCCAAAAAGGTTGTGATAAGAACCAATTGCTAGCTATTCTTCTTGAGGAGGGTTTTTCTATCTCTCAATGCAAAATAGCACTTGGACTTGATCTGACTAAAGGGGATTTAGATGAATTAAAGAAACTAGATTCTGATAAACGCAATTATTTACCCAATAAGAATATTTCTGCTACCCAAATAAAAGATGTACAAGCAGAAATCTATGAAATTAATAGCTTTTTAACAAAAGAAGAGTGTAAAAGATTAATTTTTGAAATAAAAAGAACGTTAAGACCTTCAACAATAGCAAGTGCGGGAGAATATGATCCTACATATAGGACCAGTAGCACTTGCGATTTAGGAAGAAGAAATGACCCTTTTTTAAGGAAAATTGATAAAAAAATATGTGATTTTATAGGAATAGATAGGAAGCTTGGAGAAACACTTCAAGGACAGCATTATTTAGAAGGGCAAGAATTTAAGGCCCATACTGATTATTTTGAAGTTTCCCAATTACAGGATTACTCCAAAAATCGTGGGCAAAGGTCTTATACTTTTATGGTTTATCTTAATGACGTCAATGAAGGTGGAGAAACAGAATTCCCTGTGTTAGACAAAGTATTCTCTCCGATAGCAGGTAAGGGGATTATTTGGAATAATTTAAATGAAGATGGCTCTCCGAATGAAAATACAATGCATCAAGCCCATCCTGTATTGAAAGGAGAAAAAACTATAATTACTAAATGGTTTCGAGAAAAAATATGA